CCGAAAGATCGTCGATATCTGGTCAAAGCATGGGACCTTCCCACAACCTTGTTTGGACAGATTGTCATCGAAAGTTACGAATGCAGGTCCACAAGCTGGACCGTCGATGAAGCCGCTTCAACGCACAGACAGCTCCTCACAAGGTCAAGGTAaatctcttctcattcttgTTCATCATTTCGTTTGCTTGGATTCAGCGTTATCTCGGTATGGTCCGTTTGGggatggtcaaggaggacgCTCGCGTATAACGCTCAACGTGTATTGTCACGACTGCGTCGTAACGAGCACTTCGCAGTGGAACTCAATCAAGCCAGGCACGTTCATATCACCAACGCACGGACAGATGCTGGGGACCGTGAACCGGGGAAAACCTGGAGGAGGAATACTAACCGCAGATACGCTATGGATTCATATATACCACATCTTACTCTTACCCCACTCCAATCGTATCGATACTATCACTGCAAGAATCACGATGGCATGCATCCTTGCTCTGCTGCATGATGGCGGGGGGAAAACGTTAGGGTGTCCCATCGTACCTACCTACAGTCCTTACCTACCTGTCGACCTGCTGCATCAAAGTCTTACGCACCATATAGGGGAGAGCACGGAAGTGTACCCGCCCTCGTAGATGGTGGCATACCGTGGGCTGGACACGTGAGATTGCACTCGGCAGCAGGTAGAGGATAGGGCAGGTTGCGTGTGGACACCGGCTACGTTTCCCCCGTCAAGTTCATTTCTCCTCTGTTCTTTTCACAGTTTGAGATACATCCGTAAAGTGGACAATAACTGAGACATGATTTCTCCCCTACtactctttcctccttcctctcgaccactGCACTGCCGGCCATTCACCTCGTCCCCCGCCCCTGCAATCTTCACCATATCGCATCCACCTTCACAGGGTCGACAacaccacctctcccaccaccagcatCCGACTCGCCCCACCCAGGGGGATTACCGCCCGAAATCGCCAAATTGCTAGGAATCGCGGCTTCTGCACCAACACAAGGCGGCGCCTCGCCGAGCCTGAGCAATAACACGAGGTAAGTTGATTTGAACTGTTCCCTTAGAGTAAAGGCATGGTTGACTAACTTGTCTCTTTGTGGCAATCAGTGTTGGCGCCACGAGTGGCGCAGCAGCCTCATTAGACATAGCTGCAATCTTAGCATCTGTGACCAAAACTATCCCCCAACCGCAATCAGCTCAGGCACAAGTCCAATCACCACATGTTCAAGGAATCCGGGCAGGACCTTCCCAACATGGCATATCACCTACTTCACATCCGACTGCGAACTTACCCAATTTCGACCTTGCGAATTTGGCGAATCTGACGAATCTTATCAAGTCGCCATTGGCTCAATCACCATCGCAAAATGGTAATGCCTCTTTCCCTCCGGCCGTTCCAGCACAAGGACATGCTCATGGACAAGGACAGATCCCTGGTCCAAGTGCTGGTGTGGGAGCGGGGGCACAAAATCCAGCATTGAACAATAATCAAATGGCAGCTTTGGCGAAATTTGCCGCTTTGGCACAAGCTGGTCCACGCCAACCTCACCAAAACCAaccacccttccctcctcaagctcaagctcatcagGCATATTCCGGAGGAgtccaaccaccaccaccaactagtccttctcgatctgctTTACCTAGATTCTCACCTCCCAAATCGAATGTCATTTTACCGCCCGAGATCACTGCAGAACCTAtgcgaggaggaggacatggGAGACGAATATCGAGAGAATTTGGTGGTAGAGATGGAGGCGGACCTCCTTTACCTTCTAGGTTCGGTGGACCAGGCCCAATCGCAGGTTCAGGGTCGAATGGCGATAATGGTTATGGACCGAGGGGAGGGGGTGAATTCGGAAACGGAAACGGACATGGCCAAATACCCGATCGAGGATATGGACCTCCACGAGGTGGCGCTGGGCGTAGAGGCGATCACGATCAGagaggaggatatggtggTCCAGCCCCTCCTCGGGGTGATAGAGATAGGTCCAGATCACCTCGACGTGGCGGATCTGATTCGTTCGATGTCGGaggccgaggaagaggatggggtgGAcatcgaggaggtggtggtggtggaggtggtggtagaTCGCAAGATGGAGGTTGGTCAAGTAGGAATGGTCCAGGTCAAGGATGGGAGGGGAATTACAACTctgttcctccctctttACCTCAATTCAACTCCCAAGGAGGTCAACCTCCAGCTCCGGCTCCAGCACCACCAGTACCGGCGTCGAtacaagaaggaagagcgcCGCCTCCTTCTTGGATGATGGAGTCTGGTCCCAAAGACGAaaaaggaggggaagatgatggtgaagcgGATATGACATTAGACAattcggacgaagacgacgaacCAACATCCAAAAACAAAATCCCTCAGtaccaaaaccaaaaccaaaaccaaaatcAGTCCCACACTCCTAATCCGGTTGCTGCCAGTGGTAACGATCACGGTAATGGTGGAAATGTTCCCATGtccacgtccacgtccacgtccacgtccaccCTTGCATCATTCGATATCGCCTCATTTGATCCTACTTCGCCTCAGAGCTGGCAAACCTTGGGAGAGGCATGGCGAAATACGACGGGGAAAGAACCGGACCAAGTTGCTTTGATGCATTTCTTAGCTACAGGGATGGTCATGGATCCTTCAGCGcagggaggtggaggaggaggtatgTCGATGGGTGGGTTTTGAGTCGACTCTGTGGGAGAAATAGGAAGGGCGGACTAGGGCGAGGTGTGAGAGTCAAAGTATTATAACGTAGAGACGCCAATCATTGTCATCAGTACACACATCAGATCATGAGCAATTATGCACCCATCAATCAGTGTCAAAACCGAGACTGTATCCCATGGCTGATTCGACGCTCAGTCAGTCGCTCACAACAAGACGGACTTGCATATTGACTTGCATAGTGTAACCAGGACGAAAGAGAAGAACCGAGACAAGCCGGAACGAATCCCATGTTATGTGCGAAGGGCCAGTAAGAAAAGCGAAAAGACAACATTCGCACTGTCGGAATCAGGTGAATTGTCTAGGGAGAATAATCCGTTggatcgagaacgagagcAAGAGCGAAGGCGCAGTTTACGATGATAATTTTATACATGCTATGGTACGACGAGGCGAAAGACTTGCGGAGGGAGATGTCGGTATAGGAGTAATAGACTATTTCTGTATTGTGTTGACGAGCCTGTAAGGATGTCAGTATGGTCCTGCAATCCTTAACCCAAAGTTGatcccctctcttccatctgcGGCTAGGTTTCAAGCGATAGCCTACGCCGCCTCGCACGGCTATCACGACCATCACCGACATCGACACCACGATTGCTAAGGCTGGCAGAAAATACTAGAGCAGCCTCATCGGGTCTTCCCCGCAAATGCCAGAACCAGACACGctcgcacactcaccaatccaaaccctcttccaacccatcTCCCTTTGTCGCGCAACTCCCTCTAACACTCcactctctccctttctcctgTCCTGCCAGACCAAGTTTATCCGAGATCTCCCCTGGCGATAAAGCGCCCTCTACGTCTTGTTTGTTGGCGAAGACGAGCACTGGGACGGATTTCAGTTCGTCCTCTGCTAACATTGTGAGGAGTTCGGAACGGGAGGTAGGGAGTCGAGATACGTCTGAAGAGTCGATAACGTAGATGATTGCCTGGGTGCGAGGAGGTCGTACAAGCGATGCGAAGGAGATCCATGTGCGGTCGTGATAGACAGATGAGCGGAGGAAGGTGCGAGTAGTTGAAAGATCATCAGTCAGTGTCCGAAATGATATTCGTGGAACTATCACCacccgactcacctgagtaTTCGCATAATAACATCTCCAATATGGTCTGATACTTGATTGACCTCCCAGATCCCATACTTGGAAGTTTATGTTCTTATACGTGACAGTCTCTACGTTGAATCCGATTGCTACGAGAGTGTATTTGTCAGTTTGTGCACATACATAACTTAGTAGTGTAATATCCATGGGCAGATGACATGTTGAATATGAGGTGTTACGATTATGGACCGTCGACTCACTTGGAATAGTTGACACCACCTCTCCAATCTATTTTCACGAGACACAAATCAGCTTCTACATCCGTATAAGGGTCCAGGAGGATCAATTTGTTGCAAGACAGCCCCAACCTACCTGTAATCGATACAATATCGTCGTCTTACCCGCCGAATCCAGACCGACCATCAATATCCTCACTTCCTTATCTTTCCCCCAGAACGCGAGTGAAGATAGAGAAGAGTAGATCcgtgagagtgagaggcCCATCTTGGGCGATGGGCAAGAGCTGAGAAGGTCCGGGTCGAGGAGTAACAGATGCGAGGAGGTGAAGTTATGTCGAGGGAAAGCCGCAACGATGAATGAGCTGGCGAGACGATAAGTGTAGTGAGTCGAGTGCTTGCCTCGATGCAGACTAGCTTGGGCGATCAATCAATGATAGATCCAGAGTGCGGATATGAATGACACAAGAAAGGGCTAGGACAGGTTGATTGtcgttgttattgttattgttattgttattgaTGCAAGGATGAAAAGAGAATCGATGATCTAAGCAAAATACCCAAGTGGTAACGCAACAACGAGGCCAAGACAGACGACGTGATCTCAGGTCTAAACCAAACTAAAAGCGGCGAACGGCAACAAAGCAGCGCGTTGAAATGATTATAAACAAGATTAGGAATGTTTTGTAATCCGTCTTGTAATGGTCATTACAAAACAGGTTCATTGTTTTGTTCGCTTTTTAGGAGCCCCGCGTGAAGGCTCAAATGTTGCAACAAGAATTTTGAAAGTCAAGTCTGCGATACATCAATTATTGTTGTTCTGAATACAAGCAAACCCGATCCATATCACCAAACTACTGATCATGTCAACAGTCACCGAGAAGGAGAccaaagaggagaagaaggagcgaaaggagagggaaaagcgagagaagaaggagaaaaaggagaagaaagctaGTGAAGATAAGGAGAACGATGATGGTGTTGCTCTGACACTCGAGGAGGCCGCTGTTGccctgaagaaggagaagaaggaaaagaaagagaagaagagcaagtccACCGAGACAGTCGTACGTTGTTAGTCACCTAAAAACATGTTGTATATAGCTGACAGCTGCGTTGTGTAGACAATCGAAAGCCCGGCTGAATCAagtgagaagaaagagaagaagagcaagaaggacaagactGAAACCCCCGTCGCCTCAGAGCCGACTACCAGCACACAAGCAGTCGAACCCGAcgtgaaggagaagaaaaagagtAAGAAGGGCAAATCGAAAGAGGTCGAGTCAACCGAAACTACTTCCGCCGCTCAGCCTGAGATTTCAGAAGTCGATCttgaaaagaagaagaaggacaagaaggacaagaagagaaAACGAGATGTCGAAGCTGGACAAGAAGACAGCGTGCCCGCAGACGCAGAGGCTAGTACGACTGCTGTCGCTGCTGATGCTGCCGCCTCGGCACAGcccgagaagaagagtaagaagaatagatcggaagaggagatcaaagcgcgaaaagagaaaaaggcaaagaagaaTGAGCGAGTGAAGGCCACCCCGGCACCTGCTGCTCAAACGGAAACGCCGGCAGAGACGGCGGATGTCAGTGGACCTTCGATCGGTATCTTTACCGACAAGAGTCTCTCTGATCAGGCtaagaagagtgagtcatgGTCAGATATGAGTTGATAATCGATCAGTCACGCATTCGGTAAAAGGGAAGGAACCGTATTATGCTAACAATGGCTTCCTTCGTAGATCTGTACTATGCCCATCTCCACGCTAGCTCTCAATCTGCAACACCATCAACAGAAAGCGCCAGCTGGAAATTCAACAAGGCGAAACAAAATTGGTTGATGCGGAACATCTTCAACGTCACAGAGGTATGTCAGGTGCAAGTATCAATTGAAACGATTGTGGCCATCGCTGATCGCTTGTGTCTCGTGCTGAGTAGGTTCCAGAAACTTATGTCGAATTGGTACTGGGGTATCTGAAAACTACTCAAGGTCATTCACGTGCTGTAAGTGATACTGTTTCGGTCGATAAGCGTTAATCAGGTCTCTCTACCTGGTGACGACTCGTTGTTCCTGCTCCATGCTGATGTTTCTCTTGCACTCATAGGCCTTGATCGAATCAGCTAAGAAGTTGATCGACGATAAACCTGCTACTGAGGAGACTCCCAAAGAGGCGGAGACACCGGCCACAGAGACGGACGAGGCGTCGGCTCCAGTGGAAAGCGCAGCCGATAAAGACGTGGAAATGACATCAaccgaggagaaggcggaagAAGTTGTGCCTGTCGAGACACAGGAGGATGCGGAGCGGAAGCAGGTCTTGAAAGATCGAGCGGGGAGGTTGTTGACTATCATGGGCGAGCAATGATGATAGATATACCTATAATTTATCAATGGCCCTTACATTACACTACCTGCAATGTGACCATGCCCCTCTGCTCAGCTGAGGCACGTGATCACCTCGAACAGCACTCGTCGTGTGGCCGACAGAATCGCACTGCAAAATGACTTGCAGTGAAAGGTGTTACCTGCATATCCTTAACCATTTTCTACAACTCTATCACTGTAGAATGACCACTTCCCATTTCGCTGGCAATCTCCATAAGACTGCTTTTGCTCTTCCCCATCACGCATGCATCCATCATTGcccgctctcttcctcactcttTCATCCGACTATCGCTTGAAATACCTGTACTCGATATATCTCAAAGGAGGATAAACGATCGCAGTAGTCGCGGCGCTATGTCATTCCAAAACCATCAGCTTTGTCATTGTGTAATAATAACGCGAGGATGCGGAGACTTACGACATCTCGAAACCGAGATCACCACCATATTCTCCAAACACTTGACCCAAAGGACCGATATACCACGTCTGAGCCATCGAGACGACGGCCAGACCCGCTCCGCAAAGACACGAGAAGATACCGGCCGCTCCGATGGGTAATGATCGGATAGAGTCGTAAATCTCGAGATCGTATCCGCCAGGAATGATATATCGTCGGAAAATGAAATGTTCTTCCGCTACGACGACGATCTACAAGAACCGAATGAAACACACATATGGATCAGTATATGTATGTACCTCTTTTCCAGACCGCGAGCGAGCAAGTTATGTAAAGGGATCCACTCACAAAGAAGGCAATCCAGTATCCCAAGATGGCAAGGAAGTTGGACAACACCTCACTGAAGTGTTCTCGAccagcaacagcagcgaCAGCTACGATATCGCGACAATCACCAATCAGCGAGTCTCATGTACAGTCGTGCCTCTGTGCAACTCACTGTAAATGACGAAAGAGAGAACGGCCCATAGAGCTCTCGGAACCTTTTGGAAAGGTGGGAAAAGCGCTTGAATGGACAAGGCACATGAATAGGTGTTGGGGGTACAGTTGCAGATGATAGAGAATGACAagatgacaaggatgaaCTGAAATAGCACCGGTGTATCAGCATCGAGAATGCGATTCCTCGTAGTAACCAAGccctactcaccttgccaccaccaccccaaGGAGCAAACACCTCACTCAACACACCACCagcatcaccttcttcgaacGCAGCCGCATAAGCAGGAACAGTCATCAAGGCCGCGCTCATGATTTCGATGAACAAGAGGGGGACCATGAGACCGAACCAGGTGAGGATGAACACCTTGGCAGGACGGATAGTGGCCGGTAATCGACAGTTGAAATCGGCAGCGATAGGAGCCCAACCTGCcgcagaagagaagacgataCCCTGCGAGCGCGAACAGACGGACATCAGTAATTGTTCCTGCACCATTGCGGGATGAATTGTGAGATGACACTCACGCCGAAAGAGAGGAAATCTCCCGCAAAAGCCTTGCCAGTATCTTGCAGAGGTTTCTGAGCATGAATGTCAAATCCTCTGTGTCCTGCTAATCCCCAGATACAACAGtagatgatgaagagcaaGATCCAAGCGTATCGCTCCCATTGATGTACCGCTAAAACAAACCAGTGATCAGTATACTATTGATTTACTGTGTGGAAAGTGGAAGACTCACCGTTGTATCCTACGAAACAGAGGACGAGGGCGAGTAGtccgacgatgacgatactAGCTTCCAAGGGGAGTTTACCGTTCGATACGTTCGTAAGTGTCTGACCACCAAGAATGACGGCGGTGGTAGAGAATCCGAGTTGGGTGATGATGTTCAACAGAGCAAAGATGGAACCGCCGACGTAGCCCATCTGTTAACCGAAAGCAGTCAGCCATGAGTTAGTCATCCAGCAGAAGGAATAGGTGGGGAGGGTGGGGGGGGGGGTCCGTTACGAACTTGGAATAAGATAAATAAAAGGCAGACTCACTGAATACCTCGAGATAACCATCGTTCTCAAACCGGTCTTGGGACCGAGGGTCGCAATGAAAGCTGAACAACCAGCTCCAATCGCCGTGAAGACTACAATGGCAGTTGTGGCCATCTggaaagtgagagtgaaATATGCTTGTGCGAGAAGCTGTAAATGGAATGTGTCTTGTTAGCGCTGTACTTTCCGTTATATGCGTTTCCGCCATCTGGTCGTCTCTCGAAAGACAGGCGGCACACATTCTTTCCTGTCCTCACGAAGAGCATGCGCTGCgtcgagaaagaagaaacacactcacaccaatGGGTACTGTGCTAACCACCATATTGACACTCCACCAAAGCAACAGTAGACCAATCGTATGTTTCCCATCCCTCTCGTCCTCTGGTACTCTCTCGATACCACGAGCCTCCACACCCATATCGAACATCCTTGCGAAAAATCTGAACACTGGACCTTTTTGGACGATGGCAgattcatcttcgtcctgtCGAACAGCGACCGTAGGTTCCTTTTCGTGTCCATGCtcgagtgaagaagggggtTGATAGTCGAGAGAAGAGTCGATAGGCCTGttggtggtagaggaggaagacTACACACATCACAAGAGACGCAAGTTAGACTACGCTCCAACTACTGCTTGATGGGCAAAAAAGCAGAAGAGGATAGTAGTAGGTAGTGGACCTATAGCTCACCTCCCCAGCCCATTCGAGATCTTTGTTATcggacatggtgatgatcaAGCTATTGCTTGTGGTACTTGCTATAGCAAACTGAAGACAACTTGGTTTATCGAAAATCAGAAACCCAAGGTGAGATTTCGTTTTCTCAATTtacagacagacagacaaacGAACGGACGCTCCAttatcaatcaatcaatcaatccatcAATTGTTCCAAGTATCCATGTCCTATGTCCATACAGTCAGTACACGAGATCCGCTCTACTCGGCTTTACCAATACCAGTAGTCCTTTAAACGACATTACACATGTACCATTACAGCAGCACTAGCAAGCAAGCATCGGTAGTGGAGCAAGGTATCAATTTCGCTCGAAATTTTTGGGTTGCGAGGTCGCTTATCTCGAGTATTTGGTAACCGCGTGGTGACTTGTCAACAGGGTTATTTTTAGCAAATGCCGAAAAGGACGGAACCCGGCACGCCCTCAAGTGGGTTAGGATTGGAATTGGACCCAGGCCAAACCTGGTCTTCCTGTCTCAGTCACTCTCTTGTGAAGAGataagagagagagagagaggggcgTGTGGGTGGATGTCTAGAGCAGCGTGGTGAAAGTCTTATCTTTGAGTTCCATCCTACGTCCTTAtgcctccttgaccttgccGGTGCTGCACGATTCGTCCACGTCGTATCCCCATTTCACCAAAAGATGAGAGACGAGTGACTGGCGGACGTTATACTGCATGAGTGCCCGCCTAAGCCGGATTGCTATCATCCGATGGTGGGAACTTGGTGTATATTGCTGGAATTCAGAAACAGTAAGGGTATTTTGTCACTTGTTCGTGGATCAACGCGCCCAAGAACGATCGGCATGTTCCAGCGGTTCATCTCGGAACAGACTAAAATATCAAGGCACCGGCCAAGGGACTCACCGACAGCCACTACATGATACCGGTAGTATGTAGCACTAGGGACGACAGGGGTGCAGCTTACTCACTCTTTATATGACAGCTGACAAAGTGAGAGTTGAACATGGATGCGATCATATGTGCACAGGTACCAACATTAGTTAACGACAGCTGAGCCATACAACGTCAGGTGCGTGAGTTGTCCTGTGCTGCTAGAGGCGACTTCGCCCAAATGTACAAGTATAGGTGCATCGGATTGACGAATACGAGAAATACGACACTCATGAGACGTGAGGCTACGAACTCCTATGGTACATGACGCCCTCCCGCGCTCAAACTTCCCTCTAATCAGTCTAGAAAACAAGTTGACTGATCAGAATGAAGCGGAGCATACGGGGACACGTCACTGAGTTGGTGCGAAAGCGAATGTGTGGGGTGTGtatggtgaagaggagggggaggggttGATGGTGGGTGAAAGTACATAATATAGGATAAGTATATGTCGAACTAAAGCAAAGCGTATGATGAACGCCTGCGTTGTCGACGGTTGGATGGACGAATGAAAGCCGGCACCATAGCCACTATGtgttgtgatgatgagaCTCGTCTGCTGAAAATGATAGGTTCCTCGATGATAGGGTTGAACGGAATCGAGGATGAAAAGTAGAAAAGCGATGATGAACCGCAGGTATCAGAATAATAAGGGTACCAGAATGATTGCTGACAACGCGAGCCGAACATGAAGAAGGAAATGGTACGAGTGTGGTTGCGTGGTTGAGGCGGAACCGACGTGGTCGATGAAAGGTCGAAGCGATAGGAAAGATTTCAGGTATGTCGCCGTCGAGAGAGCAATCGAGAGAATGGAGGAAATAGTTGTATGGGTAAGGATGTTAAACTAATCATACCCGATACTTGGCGACGTGGCGAGCCGAACCATGTtgctgttcttcctcccctctcttccacttctgctGTGTACCTCCGGTTTGAGGAGCCCCCACCCACGAGGATTCCTCTACCATCCCGCCTCACGAGCATTGTTCCTCGTCTGACTCCTCAACTGCCTCTGGTTCTCTTGCTGAGCAGCCATCTGCATTTGCTCCTCGGGCATGACCCTTCGCTTCTGTTGCTGCAACAAAGCCGCCCTTTGCTCGGCCTGAATCGCGGCCTCGTCGTTGTTCTGAGTCTTGGCGCCAGGCTGGACGGACCAATCGAAGACGTAGTCGTACTGGAACCCTTcacggacgaagaggtcCCGGAAGAGCTTTCGGAGGTAAGAGTAATCGGGCTTGTCATCAAATCGGAGAGATCGACAGTAGTTGAGGTAGATAGCGAACTCGTTAGGGAAACCTCGGCAGAGAACTTCGGTGGGGGTGGTCATCTCTGTGACAGCCGTTGGCGTCAGATCCAAAGTAGCCATTAAGGTATGAAAGactcagtcactcactctttTCCATGATACGGTCGTACTTCTGCTTCTTGGTAGCAGCCTTGAGACCTTGCCAAGGGAGTTGGCCTCGGAGGAAGTACTGTGCGATTATCAGCATAAACAGAATGAACAGTCAGgtcatatcactcaccatgagcACGTAGCCCAAAGACTCAAGATCGTCTCGTCGAGACTGCTCGACACCCAAATGGGTGTTGATTGATGTGTATCGGGCAGTACCAGTGAGGTTCTTGTTCTCTCTGTAAGGAATGTGAAGGTGGGTCTTGGGGTCACGGTATTTCTTGGCGAGACCGAAGTCAATGACGTTGACCTGGTTGCCTCGCTTGCCGATTCCCATCAAGAAGTTGTCGGGCTTGATGTCTCGGTGGATGAAGTTTCGAGAGTGAACGTACTCGACTCGGGAGATGAGCTGGTcggcaaggagaagaacggtCTTGAGTGAGAACTTTCGGTTACAGAAGTTGAAGAGGTCTTCGAGCGAGGGGCCGCTGTTGTCGATACGTCAGTACGACGGTGACTCGGATGTAGCTTGCAATGTACTCACAGAAGGTCCATGACCATGGCATTGTAGTCACACTCGGTACCGTACCATCTGACAAAAGGcacaccaacaccaccagcaAGAGTCTTGTAAACCTTGGACTCGTACTCTAGTTGAGGGTGCTTGGCTTTGACAGACTCGAGCTTGATACCGACCTCCTCGCCGGAGACGATGTTGACACCGAGGTAAATATCACCTGAAGATAACGTTAACGTTCATTCGTCCACAACATCCAGTTCCACTTACCGAAAGAACCACTTccgatcttcttcccgaTCCTGTACTTTCCTCCGACTCTGAGATCCATAGACGTCATCCTGTGATAGGGATGGGCCATGTTGTCGAGAATTGGTGAAAATGGGGAGAAAGGGATTATTCAGCGCAAAGAGGTTGTCAAGCGGGGTATGTAGGTTGGTTTTAGTGTTTTGATGAGTTGTATTGTCGTAGATGATTGATAATTGGAGATGATTGGAGGTATTCGAAGATGACAGGTGCAACAGTGAGGAAGCGAAATCAAGGACGATTTGTAATGGTGCGAAAGATAGACGAAAGCCAAGGTCGATTTCGTTGGGGAGCGGTGGAATCGGAGTTGATGTTCGAGGGATGTGCGAACAAAGGATGTGATGAGTTGTCAAAACGATGGGGATGGATGGGACGATGTCGCAATCGTGGTGGATGTTCAAAGGTAGATTTTGGTCGCAGGTATTTTGATCGAGTTGAACACAAGGATaagatggaaagagaacAGACATCAGCATTAGACTTTCGATAATATTTACGGTCATCGCTGCAGTCCGCAAGTCGATGGACCCGCCTTCGTCCTTTCGGCAAGGCACATCGATGCACCGATCAGGAAGAGTGTCGGTCCACACACCCCTGCCGCTGTCCGCAGACTGTCCGAATACGACTTTTGGCATTGACAGATGGATGCGACACAGGAATAAGCAATAACCATACTCACGTGGATGATTAATCTCTCTGTTGCCTAACAGTTGTAAAGTGATGAATCGACAATCTCAACGCTGCTTGATCTAGTCGAAGTAGAATATGAAGAGACTGAAGAATTGAGAGTCTCAGTCGCTTTGTATGATGTGTGTCTTGTCTCGGGCTTGATGATCCGGCCAAGTTCGCACGCGGCTTTTGATTGTACGAGTATATGTCGATTTGGttgaatgattgattgattgatgacaaagaaaggaagatggtgagtgaagggaTGTATCGTTGCGATCGGGGGTGGTTTGTATAGCCGAATGGATCGGATGATTGGATGTATCGATGTCAAGGGTGatggatgaaaggaaggaatgggaagatgaaaggtTTTATGTTATATGTATGTCAGCCTCGACTCATTCGACGTGTCACACTTCAGTTGTCTTTCAACTCCCCAcgtc
This genomic interval from Kwoniella shandongensis chromosome 5, complete sequence contains the following:
- a CDS encoding casein kinase I isoform delta, translated to MTSMDLRVGGKYRIGKKIGSGSFGDIYLGVNIVSGEEVGIKLESVKAKHPQLEYESKVYKTLAGGVGVPFVRWYGTECDYNAMVMDLLGPSLEDLFNFCNRKFSLKTVLLLADQLISRVEYVHSRNFIHRDIKPDNFLMGIGKRGNQVNVIDFGLAKKYRDPKTHLHIPYRENKNLTGTARYTSINTHLGVEQSRRDDLESLGYVLMYFLRGQLPWQGLKAATKKQKYDRIMEKKMTTPTEVLCRGFPNEFAIYLNYCRSLRFDDKPDYSYLRKLFRDLFVREGFQYDYVFDWSVQPGAKTQNNDEAAIQAEQRAALLQQQKRRVMPEEQMQMAAQQENQRQLRSQTRNNAREAGW